A genome region from Pygocentrus nattereri isolate fPygNat1 chromosome 6, fPygNat1.pri, whole genome shotgun sequence includes the following:
- the ddx3xa gene encoding DEAD-box helicase 3 X-linked a isoform X4 yields the protein MSHVVVDSSHGLDQQLSALDLNSADGQGGGTGKRYIPPHLRNKDAGKNAGNAYSSGRQSGYSVPPVLSYSPGWDVGRSNGFVNGYHDSRMNGGGNFARGPPRNDRGGRDSFRGNRGGGTFNQPIHTTNFGGYDNKDGGWNTGLNRDAYSSFGARSDRGKPAFFNDRGTGSRGRYERGGFGGSAGMGNNRWVEESRDEEDWSKPTPPNERLEHELFSGSNTGINFERYDDIPVEATGNNCPAPIENFHDVDMGEIIMGNITLSRYTRPTPVQKHAIPIIKAKRDLMACAQTGSGKTAAFLLPVLSQIYTDGPGEALQASKASGQENGKYGRRKQYPISLVLAPTRELALQIYDEARKFAYRSRVRPCVVYGGADIGQQIRDLERGCHLLVATPGRLVDMMERGKVGLEYCNYLVLDEADRMLDMGFEPQIRRIVDQDTMPLKGVRQTMMFSATFPKEIQILARDFLEEYIFLAVGRVGSTSENITQKVVWVEESDKRSFLLDLLNATVIPSEVQENATETPERPGKDSLTLVFVETKKGADALEDFLYREGYACTSIHGDRSQRDREEALHQFRSGRCPIMVATAVAARGLDICNVKHVINFDLPSDIEEYVHRIGRTGRVGNLGLATSFYNDKNSNITKDLLDILVEAKQEVPSWLESLAFEHQHKSSNRGRSKRFSGGFGARDYRQMPGGGNAFGNRGARNAGGHGGNRGFGGGFGNFVSDGYGGSYGNYGGNYTQVDWWGN from the exons ACTCTCCTGGATGGGATGTTGGTCGTAGCAATGGCTTTGTTAATGGATACCATGACAGTCGCATGAATGGAGGCGGAAACTTTGCACGTGGTCCTCCTCGCAATGACAGAGGTGGCCGTGACAGCTTCCGTGGCAACAGGGGTGGTGGTACCTTCAACCAGCCCATACATACCACAA ACTTTGGTGGCTATGATAACAAAGATGGAGGATGGAACACAGGATTGAACAGGGATGCCTATTCTAGCTTTGGAGCACGTTCTGACAGAGGGAAGCCTGCATTCTTTAATGACAGAGGGACTGGATCGAGAGGAAG GTATGAGCGTGGGGGCTTCGGTGGCAGTGCTGGAATGGGAAACAATCGGTGGGTAGAGGAGTCCAGGGATGAAGAGGACTGGTCCAAGCCTACCCCACCCAATGAGCGTCTGGAACA TGAGCTGTTCTCTGGAAGCAACACAGGGATTAACTTTGAGAGGTATGATGACATTCCTGTGGAGGCCACCGGAAATAATTGTCCTGCTCCTATTGAGAAT TTCCATGATGTTGATATGGGGGAGATCATCATGGGTAACATAACTCTGAGCCGCTACACTCGTCCCACTCCCGTGCAGAAGCATGCCATTCCCATCATTAAGGCCAAGAGGGACCTAATGGCCTGTGCTCAAACGG GCTCTGGGAAGACTGCGGCATTCCTGCTCCCAGTGCTGAGTCAGATTTACACTGATGGACCAGGAGAGGCATTACAGGCTTCTAAAGCCAGTGGTCAG GAGAATGGAAAATATGGTCGCCGGAAGCAGTATCCTATCTCTTTGGTCCTGGCTCCAACCAGAGAACTTGCTCTACAGATTTATGATGAAGCCAGGAAG TTTGCATATCGTTCCAGGGTGCGCCCTTGTGTGGTATATGGAGGAGCTGACATTGGCCAGCAGATCCGTGACCTGGAGAGAGGTTGTCATCTGCTGGTCGCCACACCTGGGCGTCTTGTAGACATGATGGAGCGAGGCAAGGTTGGCCTAGAATATTGCAA TTACCTGGTTCTGGATGAGGCTGACAGAATGCTGGACATGGGTTTTGAGCCACAGATCAGACGTATTGTGGATCAGGACACCATGCCACTCAAAGGTGTACGTCAGACCATGATGTTCAGCGCTACCTTTCCCAAGGAAATCCAG ATACTGGCTCGTGACTTCCTTGAGGAATACATATTCTTGGCTGTGGGCCGTGTGGGTTCCACCTCAGAGAACATCACCCAAAAAGTGGTCTGGGTGGAGGAGAGTGACAAGCGTTCATTTTTGTTGGACCTTCTCAATGCCACAG tCATTCCAAGTGAGGTTCAGGAAAATGCAACTGAAACTCCTGAGAGACCAG GCAAAGATTCTCTCACACTGGTGTTCGTGGAGACTAAGAAGGGTGCAGATGCTCTAGAGGACTTCCTCTATCGCGAGGGCTATGCCTGCACCAGTATCCATGGTGACCGTTCTCAGAGGGATCGTGAGGAGGCGCTTCACCAGTTCCGCTCTGGGCGTTGCCCTATTATGGTTGCCACAGCT GTGGCAGCCCGTGGACTTGATATCTGTAATGTGAAGCACGTCATAAACTTTGATTTGCCCAGTGACATTGAGGAATATGTCCATCGCATTGGACGCACTGGGCGTGTGGGAAACCTTG gTTTGGCCACCTCCTTCTACAATGACAAGAACAGCAACATCACCAAAGACCTGCTGGACATCTTGGTGGAGGCCAAACAGGAGGTTCCTTCCTGGCTAGAAAGTTTGGCTTTCGAACACCAGCACAAGAGCAGCAACCGTGGACGCTCCAAGAG gttctctggaggttttGGGGCCAGAGATTATCGTCAGATGCCTGGAGGTGGCAACGCGTTTGGCAACCGTGGCGCTCGCAATGCGGGAGGCCATGGGGGTAACCGGGGTTTTGGAG gTGGCTTTGGGAATTTTGTCAGTGATGGCTATGGGGGAAGTTATGGAAACTATGGAGGAAACTACACCCAAGTAGACTGGTGGGGGAACTAA
- the ddx3xa gene encoding DEAD-box helicase 3 X-linked a isoform X2: MSHVVVDSSHGLDQQLSALDLNSADGQGGGTGKRYIPPHLRNKDAGKNGNAYSSGRQSGYSVPPVLSYSPGWDVGRSNGFVNGYHDSRMNGGGNFARGPPRNDRGGRDSFRGNRGGGTFNQPIHTTNFGGYDNKDGGWNTGLNRDAYSSFGARSDRGKPAFFNDRGTGSRGRYERGGFGGSAGMGNNRWVEESRDEEDWSKPTPPNERLEHELFSGSNTGINFERYDDIPVEATGNNCPAPIENFHDVDMGEIIMGNITLSRYTRPTPVQKHAIPIIKAKRDLMACAQTGSGKTAAFLLPVLSQIYTDGPGEALQASKASGQENGKYGRRKQYPISLVLAPTRELALQIYDEARKFAYRSRVRPCVVYGGADIGQQIRDLERGCHLLVATPGRLVDMMERGKVGLEYCNYLVLDEADRMLDMGFEPQIRRIVDQDTMPLKGVRQTMMFSATFPKEIQILARDFLEEYIFLAVGRVGSTSENITQKVVWVEESDKRSFLLDLLNATVIPSEVQENATETPERPGKDSLTLVFVETKKGADALEDFLYREGYACTSIHGDRSQRDREEALHQFRSGRCPIMVATAVAARGLDICNVKHVINFDLPSDIEEYVHRIGRTGRVGNLGLATSFYNDKNSNITKDLLDILVEAKQEVPSWLESLAFEHQHKSSNRGRSKRFSGGFGARDYRQMPGGGNAFGNRGARNAGGHGGNRGFGGNKGGFGNFVSDGYGGSYGNYGGNYTQVDWWGN, encoded by the exons ACTCTCCTGGATGGGATGTTGGTCGTAGCAATGGCTTTGTTAATGGATACCATGACAGTCGCATGAATGGAGGCGGAAACTTTGCACGTGGTCCTCCTCGCAATGACAGAGGTGGCCGTGACAGCTTCCGTGGCAACAGGGGTGGTGGTACCTTCAACCAGCCCATACATACCACAA ACTTTGGTGGCTATGATAACAAAGATGGAGGATGGAACACAGGATTGAACAGGGATGCCTATTCTAGCTTTGGAGCACGTTCTGACAGAGGGAAGCCTGCATTCTTTAATGACAGAGGGACTGGATCGAGAGGAAG GTATGAGCGTGGGGGCTTCGGTGGCAGTGCTGGAATGGGAAACAATCGGTGGGTAGAGGAGTCCAGGGATGAAGAGGACTGGTCCAAGCCTACCCCACCCAATGAGCGTCTGGAACA TGAGCTGTTCTCTGGAAGCAACACAGGGATTAACTTTGAGAGGTATGATGACATTCCTGTGGAGGCCACCGGAAATAATTGTCCTGCTCCTATTGAGAAT TTCCATGATGTTGATATGGGGGAGATCATCATGGGTAACATAACTCTGAGCCGCTACACTCGTCCCACTCCCGTGCAGAAGCATGCCATTCCCATCATTAAGGCCAAGAGGGACCTAATGGCCTGTGCTCAAACGG GCTCTGGGAAGACTGCGGCATTCCTGCTCCCAGTGCTGAGTCAGATTTACACTGATGGACCAGGAGAGGCATTACAGGCTTCTAAAGCCAGTGGTCAG GAGAATGGAAAATATGGTCGCCGGAAGCAGTATCCTATCTCTTTGGTCCTGGCTCCAACCAGAGAACTTGCTCTACAGATTTATGATGAAGCCAGGAAG TTTGCATATCGTTCCAGGGTGCGCCCTTGTGTGGTATATGGAGGAGCTGACATTGGCCAGCAGATCCGTGACCTGGAGAGAGGTTGTCATCTGCTGGTCGCCACACCTGGGCGTCTTGTAGACATGATGGAGCGAGGCAAGGTTGGCCTAGAATATTGCAA TTACCTGGTTCTGGATGAGGCTGACAGAATGCTGGACATGGGTTTTGAGCCACAGATCAGACGTATTGTGGATCAGGACACCATGCCACTCAAAGGTGTACGTCAGACCATGATGTTCAGCGCTACCTTTCCCAAGGAAATCCAG ATACTGGCTCGTGACTTCCTTGAGGAATACATATTCTTGGCTGTGGGCCGTGTGGGTTCCACCTCAGAGAACATCACCCAAAAAGTGGTCTGGGTGGAGGAGAGTGACAAGCGTTCATTTTTGTTGGACCTTCTCAATGCCACAG tCATTCCAAGTGAGGTTCAGGAAAATGCAACTGAAACTCCTGAGAGACCAG GCAAAGATTCTCTCACACTGGTGTTCGTGGAGACTAAGAAGGGTGCAGATGCTCTAGAGGACTTCCTCTATCGCGAGGGCTATGCCTGCACCAGTATCCATGGTGACCGTTCTCAGAGGGATCGTGAGGAGGCGCTTCACCAGTTCCGCTCTGGGCGTTGCCCTATTATGGTTGCCACAGCT GTGGCAGCCCGTGGACTTGATATCTGTAATGTGAAGCACGTCATAAACTTTGATTTGCCCAGTGACATTGAGGAATATGTCCATCGCATTGGACGCACTGGGCGTGTGGGAAACCTTG gTTTGGCCACCTCCTTCTACAATGACAAGAACAGCAACATCACCAAAGACCTGCTGGACATCTTGGTGGAGGCCAAACAGGAGGTTCCTTCCTGGCTAGAAAGTTTGGCTTTCGAACACCAGCACAAGAGCAGCAACCGTGGACGCTCCAAGAG gttctctggaggttttGGGGCCAGAGATTATCGTCAGATGCCTGGAGGTGGCAACGCGTTTGGCAACCGTGGCGCTCGCAATGCGGGAGGCCATGGGGGTAACCGGGGTTTTGGAGGTAATAAGG gTGGCTTTGGGAATTTTGTCAGTGATGGCTATGGGGGAAGTTATGGAAACTATGGAGGAAACTACACCCAAGTAGACTGGTGGGGGAACTAA
- the ddx3xa gene encoding DEAD-box helicase 3 X-linked a isoform X1, giving the protein MSHVVVDSSHGLDQQLSALDLNSADGQGGGTGKRYIPPHLRNKDAGKNAGNAYSSGRQSGYSVPPVLSYSPGWDVGRSNGFVNGYHDSRMNGGGNFARGPPRNDRGGRDSFRGNRGGGTFNQPIHTTNFGGYDNKDGGWNTGLNRDAYSSFGARSDRGKPAFFNDRGTGSRGRYERGGFGGSAGMGNNRWVEESRDEEDWSKPTPPNERLEHELFSGSNTGINFERYDDIPVEATGNNCPAPIENFHDVDMGEIIMGNITLSRYTRPTPVQKHAIPIIKAKRDLMACAQTGSGKTAAFLLPVLSQIYTDGPGEALQASKASGQENGKYGRRKQYPISLVLAPTRELALQIYDEARKFAYRSRVRPCVVYGGADIGQQIRDLERGCHLLVATPGRLVDMMERGKVGLEYCNYLVLDEADRMLDMGFEPQIRRIVDQDTMPLKGVRQTMMFSATFPKEIQILARDFLEEYIFLAVGRVGSTSENITQKVVWVEESDKRSFLLDLLNATVIPSEVQENATETPERPGKDSLTLVFVETKKGADALEDFLYREGYACTSIHGDRSQRDREEALHQFRSGRCPIMVATAVAARGLDICNVKHVINFDLPSDIEEYVHRIGRTGRVGNLGLATSFYNDKNSNITKDLLDILVEAKQEVPSWLESLAFEHQHKSSNRGRSKRFSGGFGARDYRQMPGGGNAFGNRGARNAGGHGGNRGFGGNKGGFGNFVSDGYGGSYGNYGGNYTQVDWWGN; this is encoded by the exons ACTCTCCTGGATGGGATGTTGGTCGTAGCAATGGCTTTGTTAATGGATACCATGACAGTCGCATGAATGGAGGCGGAAACTTTGCACGTGGTCCTCCTCGCAATGACAGAGGTGGCCGTGACAGCTTCCGTGGCAACAGGGGTGGTGGTACCTTCAACCAGCCCATACATACCACAA ACTTTGGTGGCTATGATAACAAAGATGGAGGATGGAACACAGGATTGAACAGGGATGCCTATTCTAGCTTTGGAGCACGTTCTGACAGAGGGAAGCCTGCATTCTTTAATGACAGAGGGACTGGATCGAGAGGAAG GTATGAGCGTGGGGGCTTCGGTGGCAGTGCTGGAATGGGAAACAATCGGTGGGTAGAGGAGTCCAGGGATGAAGAGGACTGGTCCAAGCCTACCCCACCCAATGAGCGTCTGGAACA TGAGCTGTTCTCTGGAAGCAACACAGGGATTAACTTTGAGAGGTATGATGACATTCCTGTGGAGGCCACCGGAAATAATTGTCCTGCTCCTATTGAGAAT TTCCATGATGTTGATATGGGGGAGATCATCATGGGTAACATAACTCTGAGCCGCTACACTCGTCCCACTCCCGTGCAGAAGCATGCCATTCCCATCATTAAGGCCAAGAGGGACCTAATGGCCTGTGCTCAAACGG GCTCTGGGAAGACTGCGGCATTCCTGCTCCCAGTGCTGAGTCAGATTTACACTGATGGACCAGGAGAGGCATTACAGGCTTCTAAAGCCAGTGGTCAG GAGAATGGAAAATATGGTCGCCGGAAGCAGTATCCTATCTCTTTGGTCCTGGCTCCAACCAGAGAACTTGCTCTACAGATTTATGATGAAGCCAGGAAG TTTGCATATCGTTCCAGGGTGCGCCCTTGTGTGGTATATGGAGGAGCTGACATTGGCCAGCAGATCCGTGACCTGGAGAGAGGTTGTCATCTGCTGGTCGCCACACCTGGGCGTCTTGTAGACATGATGGAGCGAGGCAAGGTTGGCCTAGAATATTGCAA TTACCTGGTTCTGGATGAGGCTGACAGAATGCTGGACATGGGTTTTGAGCCACAGATCAGACGTATTGTGGATCAGGACACCATGCCACTCAAAGGTGTACGTCAGACCATGATGTTCAGCGCTACCTTTCCCAAGGAAATCCAG ATACTGGCTCGTGACTTCCTTGAGGAATACATATTCTTGGCTGTGGGCCGTGTGGGTTCCACCTCAGAGAACATCACCCAAAAAGTGGTCTGGGTGGAGGAGAGTGACAAGCGTTCATTTTTGTTGGACCTTCTCAATGCCACAG tCATTCCAAGTGAGGTTCAGGAAAATGCAACTGAAACTCCTGAGAGACCAG GCAAAGATTCTCTCACACTGGTGTTCGTGGAGACTAAGAAGGGTGCAGATGCTCTAGAGGACTTCCTCTATCGCGAGGGCTATGCCTGCACCAGTATCCATGGTGACCGTTCTCAGAGGGATCGTGAGGAGGCGCTTCACCAGTTCCGCTCTGGGCGTTGCCCTATTATGGTTGCCACAGCT GTGGCAGCCCGTGGACTTGATATCTGTAATGTGAAGCACGTCATAAACTTTGATTTGCCCAGTGACATTGAGGAATATGTCCATCGCATTGGACGCACTGGGCGTGTGGGAAACCTTG gTTTGGCCACCTCCTTCTACAATGACAAGAACAGCAACATCACCAAAGACCTGCTGGACATCTTGGTGGAGGCCAAACAGGAGGTTCCTTCCTGGCTAGAAAGTTTGGCTTTCGAACACCAGCACAAGAGCAGCAACCGTGGACGCTCCAAGAG gttctctggaggttttGGGGCCAGAGATTATCGTCAGATGCCTGGAGGTGGCAACGCGTTTGGCAACCGTGGCGCTCGCAATGCGGGAGGCCATGGGGGTAACCGGGGTTTTGGAGGTAATAAGG gTGGCTTTGGGAATTTTGTCAGTGATGGCTATGGGGGAAGTTATGGAAACTATGGAGGAAACTACACCCAAGTAGACTGGTGGGGGAACTAA